ACAGGCCAGACGATAGAAATGCCTCCAAACCTGTTGGGTGCCCCAATCTGCAGGATTGTCTTTGAGGGCCAGAGGATAGTTACTGTCTTTGTGCCTGTTCTCCATACCTGTTTCCTTCTTTTTTTGCTTCGCACTGAATATAGTAATACTTCCTAGTAACGGCAAGTCTCTTTTGCACAGTGAGAAGTATCTGCGCACCTGAAAAGAATCAGCTTGCCCCTTCTTCTTGTTTTGACTATATTATCACAAGCGAGGGTACATCCCTCTCTATTACACTTTCACATTCATTTTGGTTGGAGGAAGATACAATGACCATTAAGCCTTTGGCAGACAGAGTATTGGTAAAGATGGAAGAGCTGCAGGAGAAGACCGCAAGCGGTCTCTACATCCCTCAGACAGCACAGGAAAAGACCCAGATCGGAGTGGTCGTGGCAGTCGGCGAAGGAACCGAGGACGTGAAGATGAACGTCAAGGAAGGGGATCGCGTCATGCATGACAAGTATGCCGGAACTTCTGTAAAAGCCGATGGCACCGAATACCTGATTCTCAGCATGAAGGATATTCTTGCAATCATCGAGTAGTTGATAGCATCAAATCAGAAAAGCTGTTTCCAGGCATCTGCCGGGGAGCAGCTTTTTTATGTATCATCCTCCGTAGAGGAAATTCTCTAC
The sequence above is drawn from the uncultured Sphaerochaeta sp. genome and encodes:
- a CDS encoding co-chaperone GroES; amino-acid sequence: MTIKPLADRVLVKMEELQEKTASGLYIPQTAQEKTQIGVVVAVGEGTEDVKMNVKEGDRVMHDKYAGTSVKADGTEYLILSMKDILAIIE